GTAACAAAATAAGAATAAGAAATAGCTTCTCAACAATTGATGTGAGctttaaagttaaatataagCATGTTGTGAAAGATAAAAATAGGCTCCCGTATTCTTTTTTCAAAAAGAATCGGTACCATACATGGGCAGGTAAGAATGCACGGTATAATAGAAGTGTGCACTCAACTAGAGTTAGCATTGGACCCTGAAATACCAAAAACGCCCCTCAGAACCTtctggaaaaaaaaaaatcaggtatactcaaggaccaaaaatgtattcTACTCTAAACTtaagtaaaaaaagaaaaaaaaaatagaaaaatataaattttgttgttatgctatatgttttttagttttggttcaaaGGCGAAAtggtgatttaaaaaaaaaaactaatagctAGGCTGTTAACTTAGACAATCACAAAAGTTTTATGAAACAGTAAAACAAGGTCCAAAAACTACAACCTAGTTTcttttagggaccaaaaccaaaaaaatcaactaaacacagggaccaaatatgtaaatCACTATAAATAAATGAAAAGGGGTAGAATCGTAATTGGCATTTACCTCATaagagttttttgtttttttcattatGTTGTAAGCTTTGCATTGAGGCTCGATAATTTGCAAAGTAAATAAAACTAAAGGGGTGTTTCTTTTTTCCTTCATTAAACTCTATAGTGAATGACTATATGGATAAAGTGTTTTATACATAAAGATTATAGATAAAGATAGAAAATAAAACGCaatggattatgagaaatcacaaAAAATAAGAACCAAACCTAGGAACCAACATCAAACAAAAACCCTACTTTctttacttcaaaaaaatcaaCATACCAGCACATATTCAAAACCGTAGAAATAATCtcacaaaaaaaaatgttatttcataAAAAAGGTGCCTAAAAAAAAGATGGTTGTAAACCAAAGAAGGcatatcaaaatcaacaaaaaaaacgaagatataaacataaatgaTGGACCTGATAAATGATTTCTGTCATATTATccttaaaataaaaaagaaaccaTCAATGAATCTTAACATTGGTGATGATATTGACAATAACTTAGATTAAGGAAAAAAATATCTGATATTAGAGATGAAGTGGAGGGAGATGATTAGCTTCGTTACAGATTTATTGGTTACagtttctttatatttaatatttgtgGGAGGTTTTATGTGGTTCATTTTTAAGGAACataaataagttgctattttttgaaataaacagtTATATTTCGCAATATagccataaaataacaatgtattttgaaagtacattgttaaatgttggattatacttgtgtaGACCCATTTTCATGTATGGTTGGCTATATATAGTTGTTTTCCGTGTCACAAGTAAAAAATGTTTAAAGGTTATATGTGACAAACAAGGTCATTgaattaataaaacaaaaaatgttgtctATAAAGAGGTTCTTTAACGCTATATAAATTTACCTATTTTAGTGTAATTTCTACACATTTCGATAATACCAATAACCCtacttttttataattattttgtaatatctatataaatttgcattttatttatgtgttcctcatgtttaacgcgggtcataatctagttttaTTACTAATCGAAAATCATAAAagttatatattattaattttaaattataacCGTTGATGTATATCATATCTGATttatcataaaatatgttttaagaaataatgttttctgaatttatttgttctattatttaatcacacaAATTGGAAAAGCATTCAAATTAACTTTTTGATGATATATTTAACAAACATATTTCATTCTAAATTAACGATACAATTTTATAGATAATCTGCGTAATTGACGAAAACTCGAAAAGTATATTTTACTCAGAAGAGAAAATACATAACACAGCCATCGACTTTGACCACAGATCAGTAGATCACCGTAGACTTGATTAACCCGTTTTAAAATCTGCAgtattttcttttattaaatttcaatGTCATTGTGTTCTTTTTGTTTCTTGTTGATTGTCACCAATCACATTCACATCTATTTTCGATTTTAAGGAACAGATTTCTCGTTTCTGATTTCAATTTTTGGATAATACAGCCGACTACGCTTCAAACATGGCGGAAGAGAGCTTAGTTCAAGAAGTTACAGGGTTATTACCACAACAGAACTGCGAAGATGGAGTCCTCTTCCCGATTGTTCTCtcaccaaaccctaaaatttcgaAAGCTGTTCAGTTAACAGAAGCGATTAAAGCTAACAGAGCATGGTTAGACTCTCTACTCCATCAATCTGGTGCTGTTCTCTTCAGAGGCTTCCATGTCTCCTCGGCTTCTGACTTCAACGACGTCGTTGAGTCCTCCGGCTATGAAGATTTTAGCTACGGTGTTGGTGGCGCAGGATCCAGAACCAAAGTTGTTGGTCGCGTTTACACCGCTAATGAAGCTCCACCTGATCAAAACATTCCCTTTCATCACGAAATGTCTCATGTATGATTAATGTTCCTTCCTTCTCTCTTTATTCTCCATCTCTTAATTACTTCCGATCATCATCGTTGAATTTAGGTTTTCCAAAATTGTTTAGTTTTTCCAATTGAACTGTTCATGATTTAGCGGAAGACGACTAGAGATTCATAGCTCGATCATCTTTCTTTGTAACAGGCTCCTTTATGTCCTTCCAAATTGTTCTTCTTCTGCGAAGTAGAACCAGGAACTGGAGGAGAAACTTGTATAGTTCTAAGTCATGTCATATACAACAAGATGAAGCAAAAACACCCAAAATTCGTTCAAGAAATGGAACAAAAAGGATTGATTTACACACGAGTTCTAGGAGAAGAATCCGATCCATCATCACCAGTTGGCCGAAGCTGGAAGGAAACATTCATGACAGACAACAAGATTGTTGCTGAAGAAAGGTTTGGCTTCTTTCTACCTTATGCAATCAATAATCAGTTAATCACACACAAAATATCAAACACACAGTGTAAAAAATTTCAGGGCTACAAAGCTAGGAATGAAACTAGAATGGATAGAAGGTGGAGTGAACGTTCTGATTGGACCATTGCCTGGGTTCAGATATGATGAGTTAAGACAACGAAAAGTATGGTTTAATGGTGTTGCAGGAGGATTTAAAGATAAGTTGAATGATGATCCTTCAAAAGGAGTCATGTTTGGTGATGAAACACCATTGCCAGATGATGTTGCTAGTGACTGCAGGAAGATCTTAGAAGATGAGTGCTTTACTCTGCAATGGCGGAAGAGTGATGTTCTGTTGTTGGATAATATGGCAGTTCTGCATGCAAGGAGACCTTTGATCACACTACCTCGTCGTGTATTGGCTTCATTCTGTAAATAAATTTTGTTTATGTTATAAATcgtgaaacttttttttttttttaatgtcatgtgtttatgtgtttacttgTGAAATTGTTTGTAATCTTAgtatatggttttagtattaTGTTTTTCTCCCTTCATGGCTCCATTTAGTGAATTTTCATATTAATCCTTCATAAAAATCTTGAATTTCAAGAGAAAGGGGTTGATATTTATGAGTATCCATTAATGAAGAGTCAACATAAGTTTCAACTATCATCGATCAAAAAATATTTCGTGTCACAATTTGTCGGgataaagaaaaaaagaaaaaagaactaTCTTTATCTACATCCATAATTTCAAGAttcaaaaatgcaaaataaagaaGATACTTACGAATTTCTTGCAAATGTTTGCATTTTGGGCGATGATGTTCTTTATAGAATTATATGTTGAATAGACGGTTTGGGAAAGTACATATGATGACAGGCAAAGTAGTAATTTTGAAATGAAACATTTAAGGAAAAGAAATGTAACAATTTTCACGTATTTCTGAATTCAAATATGTATCTTTTTGTTTAAAATATAAACCTTATGGGATCAAAATTTAGAAGGATATTGGAATACCTTGTTAAAGAGTTGGACCAGATTTCACCATTGCAACCCCCACATATCCTACATTCCACATGTCAGAGATGGCTTGCAAAAGGGTAATATTGGAAAAGGGTGTCTGTATACACCTAGAAAGAAATATGGCAAATTAGGAAATAGGATTCATTTTTAAGCTTTCTTGAAAAGCCTTGGCGCGCTGCTTATCTTCCCTCCAAATGAGAATCTTCATCTAATAAGAAATAATATCACTTATGTTATGGTAAGTATTTTCCCATGAATGATTTCATTAGCATAAACGTGCATAACTGCATATATACATATTACAAGTCAACACATGCCAGTACAACTTGCCTAAACAAATTATACAAATAGGATAAGCACTATACAAGATAATATAGGTTAATACGCCCCAGTTTGAGTTGGAGGTTGAGTTAGAACACTAAAATCGGATTCGAAATCCATGAATAAATAAATGAGAAGGCGCTTCATGAAGATATCAACATACTAATAATGACTAAAAGGCATGTAGGAAACGAATCTGTCCGGTTGCAAATGAAGTGCATGCAATCTTTATGTATTTGGTTTGTTGGTGCTCTCAACCAGATTGTTGGAGAGATACATGGCGTCAACTTAATTGCACTAAATGATCGTAGATGTTTCATGTGGATTATGCAACTTGCGTAGATTAATACAAAGCCAGCACGTCTCAGCAACTGCATTTGTAATGCCTCTCCACACAACCGGGACTGTGGATTTAGAAACGGTGGGATGGCGCTTGGATGACCATGATATACAAATTATCAACGAGGAATATGAATAACCACTTGTTGAGATGAGGGGCATCCCCCCAATCAGCATTGAGTAGGGAAGTGAGGCTACAACTAGTCAAGTGATGAAGATGTAAACTGTAAAAGAGAGACCTAGTGAATTTCAAGAAGTATCATAGTTCACCCAGGGTCAACCATTGCAAACTCTTTCTCCAAGGAAAAAGGTAATGTGATTAACTAGATCGACGGAAAAAGGAGTCAAGACAATGTCATTGGCATAAAGAAGTATGCATGCCATATCATTTCCCTACGAAGAGATGAACAAAGAGGAGTCGGATTTATTATGTAGAAACCTGATGTGAGTAATAAACAAAGAAAACCTATGAAACCATGCTTCAGGGTTTCTTGAGGCCGTAGAGAGACTTATAAAGGTGGAAGACATAGGTCGGGTGATGTTGATATGTTAAACATATACTCTTATGCATGTAGATAATCTCCTTCAACACATTCTTGACATCTAGTTGGTGTTGGATTATGGTGCTTGtttacaaataatataaattaaacaagaCAACAGAACAAAGTAAGATCAAACACTATGACTAGGGCACTCTATCTTGTTCATACATTAAAAATAACTAACTTAACCTATGAGAAAGGTTTTAGGGTTACCTTGTGATGGAGGCTAGCGGAGACAAGGGTCCAAACCGGAACCTCTCTAAAGGTATTGTACCCCTCAGCAAGCAAGAACACCTCATATAGGCAGCGGCCATGGAGATGGTAGAAGAGATGGAAACAGTAgcagtggtggtggtagtggcagAGATGAAGGTGATGGCGACAACAATAA
The genomic region above belongs to Lactuca sativa cultivar Salinas chromosome 4, Lsat_Salinas_v11, whole genome shotgun sequence and contains:
- the LOC111907945 gene encoding clavaminate synthase-like protein At3g21360, whose protein sequence is MAEESLVQEVTGLLPQQNCEDGVLFPIVLSPNPKISKAVQLTEAIKANRAWLDSLLHQSGAVLFRGFHVSSASDFNDVVESSGYEDFSYGVGGAGSRTKVVGRVYTANEAPPDQNIPFHHEMSHAPLCPSKLFFFCEVEPGTGGETCIVLSHVIYNKMKQKHPKFVQEMEQKGLIYTRVLGEESDPSSPVGRSWKETFMTDNKIVAEERATKLGMKLEWIEGGVNVLIGPLPGFRYDELRQRKVWFNGVAGGFKDKLNDDPSKGVMFGDETPLPDDVASDCRKILEDECFTLQWRKSDVLLLDNMAVLHARRPLITLPRRVLASFCK